The proteins below are encoded in one region of Rhizobium sp. 9140:
- a CDS encoding MFS transporter has protein sequence MDSPSSPRLNEPAPPSRFVARIALLFSAPLFINGFALPFFPVWLASLSFDAAQISVILAVPMFVRVFSAPVAGMIADALGERTRLLFWSAGLSLLTALGLFVSHAFWAVLVIYTLQGVVYSPYVPIVEAVALTGVRRWGFDYARMRLWGSIAFICATMIGGALIGRFGAMMVLPGMTVGFVAMVAVTFLAPRVGAPRRPSTLTTLAEPPPKALRAPDIQMLLMGVGLVNGSHGMLFAFSALYWTSIGFSGTDVGLLWSAGVAAEIAMFVAAKVILVRVSLWAMIFSGAGLAILRWLVFPLDLGFWGYFALQCSHAFTYAIMHTGLQTMLVRRVAERQETAAQGMYFFYTGIFTALCTFVSGIFYGWFGVHGFLSMAVAAFIGFALLIAAWTLQPQSSGSSGISSEPS, from the coding sequence ATGGATTCTCCCTCTTCGCCACGGCTCAACGAGCCGGCGCCGCCTTCGCGATTCGTGGCGCGGATCGCGCTGCTCTTCAGCGCGCCGCTGTTCATCAACGGGTTTGCGCTGCCCTTCTTCCCGGTCTGGCTGGCGTCGCTGTCCTTCGATGCCGCGCAGATTTCGGTGATTCTGGCCGTTCCCATGTTCGTGCGGGTGTTCTCAGCGCCGGTCGCGGGCATGATTGCGGATGCGCTGGGGGAACGGACGCGGCTGCTGTTCTGGTCGGCCGGCCTGTCGCTGCTGACGGCGCTCGGGCTGTTCGTGTCCCATGCGTTCTGGGCGGTGCTCGTCATCTACACGCTGCAGGGCGTGGTCTATTCGCCCTATGTGCCGATCGTCGAGGCGGTGGCGCTGACGGGCGTGCGGCGCTGGGGTTTCGATTATGCGCGGATGCGGCTCTGGGGCTCCATCGCCTTCATCTGCGCGACAATGATCGGCGGCGCGCTGATCGGCCGTTTCGGCGCGATGATGGTGCTGCCCGGGATGACGGTGGGCTTCGTCGCCATGGTGGCGGTTACGTTCCTTGCACCGCGCGTCGGCGCGCCGCGGCGTCCCTCAACGCTGACGACGCTGGCCGAGCCGCCGCCGAAGGCGCTGCGCGCGCCCGACATCCAGATGCTGCTGATGGGCGTCGGGCTGGTCAACGGCAGCCACGGCATGCTGTTTGCGTTTTCGGCGCTTTACTGGACGAGCATCGGGTTCTCGGGAACGGACGTGGGGCTTCTCTGGAGCGCCGGCGTCGCGGCTGAGATCGCGATGTTCGTGGCCGCGAAGGTCATCCTCGTGCGGGTCAGTCTCTGGGCGATGATCTTCTCGGGCGCGGGGCTTGCCATTCTGCGCTGGCTCGTCTTTCCGCTCGATCTCGGCTTCTGGGGCTATTTCGCGCTGCAATGTTCCCACGCCTTCACCTATGCGATCATGCATACGGGGCTGCAGACCATGCTAGTGCGGCGCGTGGCCGAGCGGCAGGAAACGGCGGCGCAGGGCATGTACTTCTTCTATACCGGTATTTTCACGGCGCTTTGCACCTTCGTCTCCGGCATCTTCTACGGCTGGTTTGGCGTGCACGGCTTCCTGTCCATGGCGGTCGCCGCCTTCATCGGCTTTGCGCTTCTCATCGCCGCCTGGACGCTTCAGCCCCAGAGTTCCGGCTCCAGCGGCATCAGCAGCGAGCCTTCGTAG
- a CDS encoding ABC transporter ATP-binding protein — MQTADDIQDTTPGAAKGEGDREIILSVKDLTVAFGSNVVLDALNLDIYRGEILGFVGPSGTGKSVLMRTVLRLLPRRSGKIEILGAEYDAVSDEERVELDTRLGVLFQHGALFSSLTVKENIQVPMREYLDLSQEIMDDLARLKIELVGLAPEAADKFPSELSGGMIKRAALARALALDPDLVFLDEPTSGLDPIGAAEFDELIARLRDTLGLTVYMVTHDLDSLFSVCDRIAVLGNKKVMVEGTIEDMLASDDDWVQSYFRGKRARSIVRDEGQDLRHHDPNTRRRDENVRQGNQQSGRAS, encoded by the coding sequence ATGCAGACCGCCGACGACATACAGGACACCACGCCCGGCGCAGCGAAGGGCGAGGGCGATCGCGAGATCATCCTGTCGGTCAAGGACCTGACGGTCGCCTTCGGCTCGAACGTCGTGCTGGATGCGCTGAACCTCGATATCTACCGGGGCGAGATCCTCGGCTTCGTGGGACCTTCCGGTACCGGCAAGTCGGTGTTGATGCGCACCGTCCTGCGGCTGCTGCCGCGCCGCTCCGGCAAGATCGAGATTCTGGGTGCCGAATACGATGCGGTGAGCGACGAGGAGCGCGTGGAACTCGACACACGCCTCGGTGTGCTGTTCCAGCATGGCGCGCTGTTCTCCTCGCTGACGGTGAAGGAGAACATCCAGGTTCCGATGCGGGAATATCTCGACCTTTCGCAGGAGATCATGGACGATCTGGCGCGGCTGAAGATCGAGCTCGTGGGCCTTGCGCCTGAAGCGGCTGACAAGTTTCCCTCGGAGCTTTCCGGCGGCATGATCAAGCGCGCGGCGCTGGCGCGGGCGCTGGCGCTCGATCCCGACCTGGTCTTCCTCGACGAGCCGACATCGGGCCTCGACCCGATCGGTGCTGCCGAGTTCGATGAATTGATCGCGCGGTTGCGGGACACTCTCGGGCTCACCGTGTATATGGTGACTCACGACCTCGACAGCCTGTTCTCCGTCTGCGATCGCATCGCCGTTCTCGGAAACAAGAAGGTCATGGTGGAAGGGACGATCGAGGACATGCTCGCCTCCGACGATGACTGGGTGCAGTCCTATTTCCGCGGCAAGCGGGCGCGCTCGATCGTGCGGGACGAGGGGCAGGACCTGCGTCATCACGATCCGAATACGCGCCGGCGCGACGAAAACGTCCGACAGGGCAACCAGCAGAGCGGGCGCGCAAGCTGA
- a CDS encoding UDP-2,3-diacylglucosamine diphosphatase yields MDQRVSEPAVRHFRTLFISDVHLGSKAAKTDYLLDFLRLHDADTIILVGDIVDGWRLKRSWYWPQSCNDVVQKLLRKARKGTRIIYIPGNHDEFLRAFPGMHFGGIEVASRHIHESADGLRYLVLHGDEFDVVVRNARLLAYLGDWAYDMAIVINIGLAAVRRRLGMPYWSFSAWAKQQVKHAVNFIGEFQTVVAAEARKAEADGVVCGHIHHAVIEDIDGIRYMNSGDWVESCTAIAEHADGRMELITWNVLAGAPQPAEDSSEAQALVGSFLARQAA; encoded by the coding sequence ATGGACCAGAGAGTGAGCGAGCCCGCCGTCCGGCATTTCCGGACCCTGTTCATTTCCGACGTGCATCTGGGCTCCAAGGCCGCGAAGACGGATTACCTTCTGGATTTCCTGCGCCTGCACGATGCCGATACCATCATCCTCGTCGGCGACATCGTCGATGGCTGGCGGCTGAAGCGGTCGTGGTACTGGCCGCAATCCTGCAACGACGTGGTGCAGAAGCTGCTGCGCAAGGCGCGCAAGGGTACGCGCATCATCTATATCCCCGGCAATCACGATGAGTTCCTGCGGGCCTTCCCCGGCATGCATTTCGGCGGCATCGAGGTGGCTTCGCGCCATATCCACGAGAGCGCCGACGGGTTGCGTTATCTCGTGCTGCACGGGGACGAGTTCGACGTGGTCGTGCGCAATGCGCGTCTGCTCGCCTATCTCGGCGACTGGGCCTACGACATGGCGATCGTCATCAATATCGGCCTTGCCGCCGTGCGCCGGCGGCTCGGCATGCCCTACTGGTCGTTTTCAGCCTGGGCGAAGCAGCAGGTCAAGCACGCCGTCAACTTCATCGGCGAGTTCCAGACGGTCGTGGCCGCGGAAGCGCGCAAGGCCGAAGCCGACGGCGTCGTCTGCGGGCATATCCATCATGCTGTCATCGAGGATATCGACGGCATCCGCTACATGAATTCCGGCGACTGGGTGGAGAGCTGCACGGCGATCGCCGAGCATGCCGACGGGCGGATGGAGCTGATCACCTGGAACGTGCTGGCCGGCGCACCGCAGCCCGCAGAGGACAGCAGCGAGGCACAGGCTTTGGTCGGGTCGTTTCTGGCGCGGCAGGCTGCCTGA
- the dgcA gene encoding N-acetyl-D-Glu racemase DgcA, giving the protein MTTLEITVEHFPIAGQFTISRGSKTAASVVTCRLREGVTSGIGECVPYARYGETIESVVAAIEACRHAIERGISRTELARVMPPGAARNAVDCALWDLEAKRSALPVWQLAGLPLPQPLVTAYTISLADAETMAARAAEAAFRPVLKVKVGTADDAAGIRAVRRSAPESIIILDANEGWTEDNLAAHFAVCEEAGIALIEQPLPSGHDDILARVPRPVPVCADESVHTIADLDHLAGRYDAVNIKLDKTGGLTHAFDMRNQARALGLDVMVGCMVGTSLAMAPAALVAQGAAFVDLDGPLLLARDREPGLRYEGSLLMPLEPELWG; this is encoded by the coding sequence ATGACCACGCTTGAGATCACCGTCGAGCATTTTCCCATCGCCGGACAATTTACCATTTCGCGCGGCTCGAAGACCGCAGCCTCCGTCGTCACCTGTCGACTGCGGGAGGGCGTGACGAGCGGCATCGGCGAATGCGTCCCCTATGCCCGCTACGGCGAGACGATCGAAAGCGTCGTCGCAGCCATCGAGGCCTGCCGCCACGCGATCGAGCGCGGCATCAGCCGGACGGAACTCGCGCGCGTCATGCCGCCGGGTGCAGCCCGCAATGCGGTGGATTGCGCGCTGTGGGACCTCGAGGCGAAGAGGAGCGCCCTGCCCGTGTGGCAGCTCGCCGGCCTGCCTCTGCCGCAGCCGCTCGTCACCGCCTACACGATCTCGCTCGCCGACGCCGAGACGATGGCGGCCCGCGCGGCGGAAGCCGCCTTCCGTCCGGTCCTCAAGGTCAAGGTGGGCACCGCGGACGACGCCGCCGGCATCCGCGCGGTCCGCAGGTCCGCGCCCGAATCGATCATCATCCTCGATGCGAACGAAGGCTGGACGGAGGACAATCTGGCGGCGCATTTCGCTGTCTGCGAGGAAGCCGGCATCGCGCTCATCGAGCAGCCGCTGCCGTCGGGCCATGACGACATCCTCGCCCGTGTACCCCGCCCCGTCCCCGTCTGCGCGGACGAGAGCGTCCACACCATCGCGGATCTCGATCACCTCGCCGGCAGGTACGACGCCGTCAACATCAAGCTCGACAAGACCGGCGGCCTCACCCACGCCTTCGACATGCGCAACCAAGCGCGCGCCCTCGGCCTCGACGTCATGGTCGGCTGCATGGTCGGCACCTCGCTTGCCATGGCGCCGGCGGCTCTCGTCGCGCAGGGCGCCGCCTTCGTCGACCTTGACGGCCCGCTGCTCCTTGCACGCGACCGCGAGCCCGGCCTGCGCTACGAAGGCTCGCTGCTGATGCCGCTGGAGCCGGAACTCTGGGGCTGA
- a CDS encoding MlaE family ABC transporter permease encodes MKRLDEMAKPAGGPHGSHVRFDLSDIMAMDTAGAWIIRRFMTKLGGDEAVTLDGGNAGYLELVKALPAELREPQADNGPPRTLADRAFQPIGKAVLAMWDDTVAAMYIVGSAVRGAQLKVGRHSGLSPAAIVNQIDRMGVQAVPIVALMSFLIGAIIAQQGAFQLRYFGAELFVVDLVGILQLREIGVLLTAIMIAGRSGSAITAEVGSMKMREEIDALKVMGLSPIGILVFPRLVALTIALPLLTIIANFAALSGAALVVNIYSGITLDTFLARLQEAVDFSSVLAGMIKAPFMALIIGIVASVEGMKVGGSAESLGKHVTQSVVKSIFVVILIDALFAIFYSAINF; translated from the coding sequence GTGAAGCGCCTGGATGAAATGGCCAAGCCCGCCGGGGGGCCGCACGGCTCGCACGTGCGCTTCGACCTTTCCGACATCATGGCGATGGACACGGCGGGCGCCTGGATCATCCGCCGCTTCATGACGAAGCTCGGCGGAGACGAGGCCGTGACGCTGGACGGCGGCAATGCCGGCTATCTCGAACTCGTAAAGGCGCTGCCGGCCGAACTGCGCGAGCCGCAGGCCGATAACGGCCCGCCGCGCACGCTCGCCGACCGCGCGTTCCAGCCGATCGGCAAGGCCGTGCTGGCCATGTGGGACGATACGGTCGCGGCCATGTACATCGTCGGCTCTGCCGTTCGCGGCGCGCAGCTGAAGGTCGGCCGTCACAGCGGGCTATCGCCGGCCGCCATTGTCAACCAGATCGACCGCATGGGTGTGCAGGCCGTGCCGATCGTCGCCCTGATGTCGTTCCTGATCGGCGCGATCATCGCGCAGCAGGGCGCCTTCCAGTTGCGGTATTTCGGCGCCGAACTCTTCGTGGTCGATCTTGTCGGCATTCTGCAGCTGCGTGAAATCGGCGTGCTCCTGACCGCCATCATGATCGCCGGCCGCTCCGGCAGCGCGATCACGGCCGAGGTCGGGTCGATGAAGATGCGCGAGGAGATCGATGCGCTGAAGGTGATGGGCTTGAGCCCCATCGGCATCCTCGTGTTCCCGCGCCTCGTCGCTCTCACCATCGCCTTGCCGCTGCTGACGATCATCGCCAATTTCGCAGCACTTTCGGGTGCTGCTCTGGTGGTCAACATCTATTCCGGCATCACGCTCGATACCTTCCTCGCCCGTTTGCAAGAGGCTGTCGATTTCTCCTCCGTGCTCGCGGGCATGATCAAGGCGCCGTTCATGGCGCTGATCATCGGCATCGTTGCCTCCGTCGAGGGCATGAAGGTCGGCGGCAGTGCAGAGTCGCTCGGCAAGCATGTGACGCAATCGGTGGTGAAATCGATCTTCGTGGTCATCCTCATCGACGCCCTCTTCGCCATTTTCTACTCGGCGATCAATTTCTGA